The Methanobacterium sp. Maddingley MBC34 DNA window GGAAATCAGACATAGTTAAGGAACCATGCTCCTGCATATAGGATACTGCCTGGATCTGACTACGATTAAGACCTAAACTTATCAGATATTCCTTATCAAATACATTTTTCATCATGTAAACAGAAAATCCCGAGAATTCTTCTTTAAATTCAGGCTCAGGTAATCCTGCATTTTTAAAGGATTTCATTATCTGGTGTATGCCTGATCCATGGACTTCAACCAGGCCCGCCTTGAAAAACATTTCTGCAATCAGGGGATTTCGAGTTGATGAAGGATGGAGTTGTTTGAGTTTTTGAATGGTCATTCCACCGAAGAGTTCGCCCGGGTTAAAGAACCAGATCTTATCATCAAATATCTTAATTTGAGTCTGAATTCCGTATTTGAAATAATCCCTATGGACAATGGAGTTTATAAGAGCTTCACGTATGGCTTTAAGGGGATAATCCCAAACCTCTTCCCGTGTTAATTTACCTTTTATTTCAAATTTCACATTTATAGAATTTTTTATGGCTTCACCCGCTTCTTCAACCTGCTGAAACAGATTACCGGTAACTCGCCTATCAGAAACACTAACTTCATCCTTGAATCTTAACACCCGAACCAGTGCATTGGTGAAATATTTCTGAGGATCCCGACCAAACAGAACAATAGCAGCATTGGTGAGTTTCCCATCAACTAAAAGATTCAATTTAATGAGTATTTCAGATATATCCTCAGGATCATCTATAACCAGTCTACCGTTCTTTACAGCTCTTCGAGTGAATCTTAGAAGAGATTCCTCATCTATTTCATCCAGACTGTAATCATTGGTCAGACCATCCCAGTTACTTCCACGTAAAAAGAAATCCCTTAGTTCATCACCTAATATTCCAGTAGTTGTGATCCCAACTCTTTTATAGTACTTTCCATTGTATGAAATTGGATTGGGACTTTTTCCAACATCTATCCGCAAAATCTTCTTCCCTTCCCAGTCAAAGCAGGAAATGGAAGGGTTAATCCCCATTTTATTAATTATTTTAGTGGTGATGGTGTGAACTGGTTCCTCACTACTATTGAAACCAACAATATTTCGGGTATTGGAAACCCCACAGAACAAGGTACCACCTTGAGTGTTGGAAAATGCGGATACAGTTTTGAATCCATTTTCACCCATAGATTCCCTAAATTCTACTGTGGTTCCTTCCCCTTCTTCTAATATTCTGATAAAATTCATTAAAAAGCTCCAATTTCTTTATATATTATTCAACATCTTATTTATGCTTTTGTTGATATTATAATCTCTTCAAAATTTCTGGGCTTGTGAATAGAAACCCAACTACCAGTGCTA harbors:
- a CDS encoding putative transcriptional regulator (PFAM: Divergent AAA domain), whose translation is MNFIRILEEGEGTTVEFRESMGENGFKTVSAFSNTQGGTLFCGVSNTRNIVGFNSSEEPVHTITTKIINKMGINPSISCFDWEGKKILRIDVGKSPNPISYNGKYYKRVGITTTGILGDELRDFFLRGSNWDGLTNDYSLDEIDEESLLRFTRRAVKNGRLVIDDPEDISEILIKLNLLVDGKLTNAAIVLFGRDPQKYFTNALVRVLRFKDEVSVSDRRVTGNLFQQVEEAGEAIKNSINVKFEIKGKLTREEVWDYPLKAIREALINSIVHRDYFKYGIQTQIKIFDDKIWFFNPGELFGGMTIQKLKQLHPSSTRNPLIAEMFFKAGLVEVHGSGIHQIMKSFKNAGLPEPEFKEEFSGFSVYMMKNVFDKEYLISLGLNRSQIQAVSYMQEHGSLTMSDFLRISPGINERTLRRYLADLVDKKLVIAIGEKKGRKYELS